In Pseudoduganella albidiflava, a single window of DNA contains:
- a CDS encoding integration host factor subunit alpha, giving the protein MQVAKVRKEAEKSLPTLTKAELAELLFEQVGLNKREAKDMVETFFDEIRNALERGEAVKLSGFGNFQLRDKPQRPGRNPKTGEEIPITARRVVTFHASQKLKGMVEESAALARAA; this is encoded by the coding sequence ACGCAAGGAAGCTGAAAAGAGCTTGCCTACGCTCACCAAAGCAGAACTTGCCGAATTGCTGTTCGAACAAGTCGGCTTGAACAAGCGTGAGGCAAAGGATATGGTCGAAACCTTCTTCGACGAGATTCGCAATGCGCTCGAGCGCGGCGAAGCGGTCAAATTGTCCGGTTTCGGCAATTTCCAGCTGCGCGACAAGCCGCAGCGGCCGGGCCGCAACCCGAAGACGGGCGAAGAAATCCCGATCACGGCGCGCCGCGTCGTGACCTTCCACGCCAGCCAGAAGCTCAAGGGCATGGTGGAAGAAAGTGCCGCGCTGGCACGAGCAGCCTGA
- a CDS encoding MerR family transcriptional regulator: MNDRLSKTELVSLPPIPAKRYFTIGEVSELCGVKPHVLRYWEQEFTQLKPVKRRGNRRYYQHHEVLLIRRIRELLYEQGFTISGARNKLDSRGVAAQEAYDNDMPPPPPPLDREMIRNELLAILGLLK; encoded by the coding sequence ATGAACGATCGCCTCAGCAAGACCGAACTGGTCAGCTTGCCGCCGATTCCGGCCAAGCGTTACTTCACGATCGGCGAGGTCAGCGAGCTGTGCGGTGTGAAGCCGCATGTGCTGCGCTACTGGGAACAGGAATTTACCCAGCTCAAGCCGGTCAAGCGCCGTGGCAACCGCCGCTATTACCAGCACCATGAAGTGCTGCTGATCCGCCGGATCCGTGAGCTGCTCTACGAACAGGGCTTCACGATCAGCGGTGCGCGCAATAAGCTGGACAGCCGTGGCGTCGCCGCCCAGGAAGCGTATGATAACGATATGCCACCGCCGCCGCCGCCGCTCGACCGGGAAATGATCCGCAACGAGTTGCTGGCGATTCTTGGCCTGTTGAAATAA
- a CDS encoding response regulator, whose product MIRVAICDDHQIVRAGFKQIFSQSEEFSVVAEGSTGREALDIARREICDVLLLDIAMPDQSGIDTLRTIRQGQPDLPVLILSGYPAQQYALNLFKMGANGYLNKECEADELITAVRTVFQGRRYVSSQVGELLAQSFDRDPNTALHTELSDREFQVFLRLARGATVSDIGTALSLSIKTVSTYRTRIMEKMGLQSNSDLTYYAMKNNLLD is encoded by the coding sequence ATGATACGCGTTGCCATTTGTGACGATCACCAGATAGTACGAGCAGGCTTCAAACAGATCTTTTCGCAATCCGAAGAATTTTCCGTGGTTGCGGAAGGCAGTACCGGGCGCGAAGCACTGGACATTGCGCGCCGCGAGATTTGCGACGTCCTGCTGCTCGATATCGCCATGCCCGACCAGAGCGGTATCGACACCTTGCGTACCATTCGCCAGGGCCAGCCGGATCTTCCCGTGCTGATCCTGTCCGGTTACCCGGCACAGCAATATGCGCTGAACCTGTTCAAGATGGGTGCCAACGGTTACCTGAACAAGGAATGCGAGGCGGATGAACTGATCACCGCCGTGCGCACCGTGTTCCAAGGGCGCCGTTATGTCAGTTCGCAAGTCGGCGAATTGCTGGCGCAAAGCTTCGACCGCGACCCGAATACCGCGCTGCACACCGAACTGTCGGACCGCGAGTTCCAGGTCTTCCTGCGGCTGGCGCGTGGCGCCACCGTGTCCGATATCGGTACCGCGCTGTCGCTCAGCATCAAGACAGTCAGTACCTACCGCACCCGGATCATGGAGAAGATGGGCTTGCAGTCGAATAGTGACCTGACCTACTATGCAATGAAGAACAATCTGCTGGATTGA
- a CDS encoding CHASE3 domain-containing protein — translation MYFTAKAAPHHRLPLYKTVLCVTCALILIVNGLFLFHNLQALKSANAQVLQSSRVAERLQYLDVLVQDAESSMRGYFISGNEVYLGPTRSVLDKTEAEVRQLQALLADNPAQLKNLSQLNTLVRRKLTMLNQAIEVYHHGGLDEIVNISRYGDEKGGLDEIRLQTVIMIQEQNETLEARSARFYEEYHNALVLGVLINAVAIIVLVMFYRLVSRSYFRQAAVEYALQQSNENLEAMVTQRTEQLSVLSRHLISVSEDEKSRLSRELHDEMGASLTSISMDIGAVMLQLQKTHPDLAAQLKRARGTLVETVELKRRIIENLRPSLLDNLGLCAAIDSYTDDFSRMTKLPCDTEIGPEIDGIVRRGDASLSIALFRIVQESLTNIRKYAQASRVSVTLQRTEEGIVLRIIDDGIGIAAPTLAKPMSHGILGMRERALLLGGTLTIRRGRGDKGTCIEVRIPLRGQAEPAAQGNETVKLAAFSSPLRQRADDHIPSLPPYSTRPHSVPVPHDPVQ, via the coding sequence ATGTATTTCACCGCGAAGGCAGCGCCGCATCACCGGCTGCCCCTCTACAAGACCGTTTTGTGCGTTACGTGCGCGCTGATCCTTATCGTCAACGGCCTGTTCCTTTTCCATAACCTGCAGGCCCTGAAAAGCGCCAACGCGCAGGTGCTGCAAAGCTCGCGCGTTGCCGAGCGCCTCCAGTACCTGGACGTCCTGGTGCAGGATGCCGAAAGCAGCATGCGCGGCTATTTCATCTCCGGCAACGAAGTCTATCTCGGCCCCACGCGCAGCGTGCTCGACAAGACCGAGGCGGAAGTGCGCCAGTTGCAGGCGCTGCTGGCCGACAATCCCGCGCAGTTGAAGAACCTGTCCCAGCTGAACACGCTTGTCCGGCGCAAGCTGACGATGCTGAACCAGGCCATCGAGGTGTATCACCATGGCGGGCTGGATGAAATCGTCAACATCTCGCGCTATGGCGACGAGAAAGGCGGCCTGGACGAGATCAGGCTGCAAACCGTGATCATGATCCAGGAGCAGAACGAAACCCTGGAGGCGCGCAGCGCGCGGTTCTACGAGGAATACCACAACGCGCTCGTGCTGGGCGTCCTGATCAACGCGGTGGCCATCATCGTGCTGGTCATGTTCTACCGCCTGGTCAGCCGCAGCTACTTCCGGCAGGCGGCCGTGGAATACGCGCTGCAGCAGTCGAACGAAAATCTCGAGGCGATGGTCACGCAGCGTACCGAGCAGCTATCCGTGCTGTCGCGGCACCTGATCAGCGTCAGCGAGGACGAGAAGTCGCGCCTGTCGCGCGAGCTGCATGACGAAATGGGCGCCAGCCTCACGTCGATCAGCATGGATATCGGTGCCGTCATGCTGCAGCTGCAGAAGACGCATCCGGACCTGGCGGCCCAGCTGAAGCGGGCTCGCGGCACGCTGGTGGAAACGGTGGAGCTGAAGCGCCGCATCATCGAGAACCTGCGCCCCAGCCTGCTGGACAACCTGGGCCTGTGCGCGGCCATCGACAGCTATACCGACGACTTCTCGCGCATGACCAAGCTGCCCTGCGATACCGAGATCGGTCCGGAGATCGATGGCATCGTGCGGCGCGGCGACGCCAGCCTGTCGATCGCGCTGTTCCGCATCGTGCAGGAATCGCTGACCAATATCCGCAAGTATGCGCAGGCCAGCCGCGTGTCGGTCACGCTGCAGCGAACGGAAGAGGGAATCGTGCTGAGGATTATCGATGACGGCATCGGCATCGCGGCCCCGACGCTGGCCAAGCCGATGTCGCACGGCATCCTGGGGATGCGGGAGCGCGCCTTGCTGCTGGGTGGCACCCTGACGATCCGCCGCGGGCGCGGCGACAAGGGGACCTGCATCGAAGTGCGCATACCGCTGCGCGGCCAGGCCGAGCCTGCCGCGCAGGGCAATGAAACGGTGAAGCTGGCGGCGTTCAGCAGCCCGCTACGTCAACGAGCAGACGATCATATTCCGTCTTTGCCACCTTATAGCACTCGCCCGCATAGCGTTCCAGTCCCGCACGATCCAGTACAGTGA
- a CDS encoding Crp/Fnr family transcriptional regulator — translation MNNTQLGVSEKTSMPLAGARDATRPVISYSGTQQNELLAALPRHVLESLFEHLELVQLPFGKELFEYGSKLENVYFPTTAIVSLLYVMEDGATTEIAVVGHEGVVGVSMFPGERAMCTAVVQSAGYGYRLKAQALRDAFNQGGALPQLLMRYNTALFAQMAQNAVGGRHSSIEQKLCRWLLDRLDRSPTNELKVTQEMISIMLGVRRESITAAAGKLQEDGLITYRRGNITVLDRAGLERYAGECYKVAKTEYDRLLVDVAGC, via the coding sequence ATGAACAACACTCAACTTGGCGTTTCCGAAAAAACCTCGATGCCGCTCGCCGGCGCGCGGGATGCCACCCGGCCGGTGATCAGCTACAGCGGCACTCAGCAGAATGAACTGCTGGCCGCATTGCCGCGCCATGTGCTGGAGTCGTTGTTCGAGCACCTGGAACTGGTGCAACTGCCGTTCGGCAAGGAACTGTTCGAGTATGGCAGCAAGCTGGAGAACGTTTATTTCCCGACGACGGCCATCGTTTCGCTGCTGTATGTGATGGAGGATGGCGCCACGACGGAAATCGCCGTGGTCGGCCATGAAGGCGTGGTGGGCGTGTCGATGTTCCCGGGGGAACGGGCCATGTGCACCGCGGTCGTGCAGAGCGCCGGCTACGGCTACCGCCTGAAGGCCCAGGCACTGCGCGATGCCTTCAACCAGGGCGGCGCCCTGCCCCAGCTGCTGATGCGCTACAACACGGCGCTGTTTGCCCAGATGGCGCAGAACGCCGTTGGCGGCCGCCACAGCTCGATCGAACAAAAGCTGTGCCGCTGGCTGCTGGACCGCCTGGACCGTTCGCCGACCAACGAGCTGAAGGTGACGCAGGAAATGATCTCGATCATGCTGGGCGTGCGCCGCGAAAGCATCACGGCCGCTGCCGGCAAACTGCAGGAAGACGGCTTGATCACTTACCGCCGCGGCAACATCACTGTACTGGATCGTGCGGGACTGGAACGCTATGCGGGCGAGTGCTATAAGGTGGCAAAGACGGAATATGATCGTCTGCTCGTTGACGTAGCGGGCTGCTGA
- a CDS encoding type IV pilin protein: MKHAQQGFTLMEVLVTVVIVGILSAVAVPAYTGYVTRARTAEAFTALGAAQANAEQFWNNGRSYAGFDGSSAFPAATPNFTYALSNATASTFTVTATGRAKMTGFTYTIDQNGTRATTATPAWGTNTACWVDRKGGQCSS, from the coding sequence ATGAAACACGCCCAACAAGGCTTCACGCTGATGGAAGTACTGGTCACCGTGGTGATCGTCGGCATCTTGTCGGCCGTGGCCGTGCCGGCCTATACCGGCTATGTCACCCGCGCGCGCACGGCCGAGGCGTTCACGGCGCTGGGTGCGGCGCAGGCGAATGCGGAGCAGTTCTGGAACAACGGCCGCAGCTATGCGGGATTCGACGGCTCCAGCGCTTTCCCCGCGGCGACGCCGAATTTCACGTATGCGCTGAGCAACGCCACCGCGTCGACCTTCACGGTGACGGCCACCGGCCGCGCGAAGATGACCGGATTCACCTATACGATCGACCAGAACGGCACCCGGGCCACCACGGCAACGCCGGCGTGGGGCACCAATACGGCATGCTGGGTCGACAGGAAGGGCGGCCAGTGCTCCAGCTGA
- a CDS encoding pilus assembly FimT family protein gives MLQLRQPSPVLPGPPPQVRPRPRGYTLIEVLVGIAILGILLAVGVPNMTQWIVSNKARAASEFYLDGLSMARRQAVAHNARSRFVLTPGTNGQFDWQVDLCFPAPGVPCTDDTGNWSTTAAAAAGDPEGATGFRSVFRAATSLPPSSILIPAVAPEGATAVYFTELGWVDTTIQDRLTRLRLDPSTGLAGDVRAAAVAVTLAGMAAKCDPATVAPDSRACPP, from the coding sequence GTGCTCCAGCTGAGGCAACCATCGCCGGTGCTGCCAGGGCCGCCGCCGCAGGTGCGGCCGCGGCCGCGCGGCTATACGCTCATCGAGGTACTGGTCGGGATCGCCATCCTCGGCATCCTGCTGGCCGTGGGTGTGCCCAACATGACACAATGGATCGTCTCCAACAAGGCCAGGGCCGCGTCGGAGTTCTACCTGGACGGCCTGTCGATGGCGCGTCGCCAGGCGGTGGCGCACAACGCGCGCAGCCGCTTCGTGCTCACGCCAGGCACCAATGGCCAGTTCGACTGGCAGGTCGACCTGTGCTTCCCCGCGCCGGGTGTCCCGTGCACGGACGACACCGGCAACTGGTCGACGACCGCCGCCGCGGCAGCGGGCGATCCGGAAGGCGCGACGGGTTTCCGCTCCGTGTTCCGCGCCGCCACGTCGCTGCCGCCGTCGTCCATCCTGATCCCGGCAGTGGCGCCGGAAGGGGCGACGGCCGTGTATTTCACCGAACTGGGCTGGGTGGACACGACCATCCAGGACCGGCTGACGCGGCTGCGCCTCGATCCGTCCACCGGCCTGGCGGGTGACGTACGCGCCGCCGCGGTGGCTGTCACGCTGGCCGGCATGGCGGCGAAATGCGACCCGGCCACCGTTGCGCCCGACTCCCGGGCCTGTCCGCCATGA
- a CDS encoding type IV pilus modification PilV family protein, giving the protein MMPRTVRRMPPARRVQHGIALLEALIAVVILALGLLGTIGLQARSYSALADSAMRAEATLAADRLVGIMSNDVANLATYQVALGATAPAALAPWSAETAAAIPGARCRVTVVPEAQRTRVEIEIRWRRKQGADDSGHLVTAYIR; this is encoded by the coding sequence ATGATGCCGCGCACCGTCCGGCGCATGCCTCCGGCCCGGCGCGTCCAGCACGGCATCGCCCTGCTCGAAGCGCTGATCGCCGTGGTGATCCTGGCGCTCGGCCTGCTGGGCACGATCGGCCTGCAGGCGCGCTCGTACTCGGCGCTGGCCGACTCGGCGATGCGGGCGGAAGCCACGCTGGCGGCCGACCGCCTGGTGGGCATCATGAGCAACGACGTGGCCAACCTGGCCACCTACCAGGTCGCGCTGGGTGCCACCGCCCCGGCTGCGCTGGCGCCGTGGTCCGCCGAAACGGCGGCCGCCATCCCGGGCGCGCGCTGCCGCGTCACCGTGGTGCCGGAAGCGCAGCGCACCCGTGTGGAGATCGAGATCCGCTGGCGCCGCAAGCAGGGCGCCGACGACAGCGGCCATCTCGTGACCGCGTACATCCGATGA
- a CDS encoding PilW family protein: MNTLPMNTLPMNTRPMNTPPIHDTLPGGAPGTAVPPTAAPRLYSPAQRGFSIVELMVAVVVGLLAVMFATRLMVNGEQSKAASVGGSDAMQNGMLALFSINTDASQAGWGLNDDLVNGCNTRMTDTQGFTLATATRDGAVIRPLAPAVIGNGGTGSDTLTLYSGSGLAGVGSTQVWQNYMGGTTIGVANVAPFGFSAGDVIVVAPEPAGADCALAQLSAPPAASVLQIAAGAASRFNTGNLGVLYNGGQARVFNLGPAGKLSFHTWSVTDGVLQLRATDLAGTGAQPQAVVGNVVALKAQYGFDTRTGTAFIPKAGMQVGRWSSAMIDADGDGSTGAAGDWQRIAALRIAIVARGAIPERPAAGQATCTATTAPLTLFSTAVPAGVTASSVQVALAVPNDTVSWTCYRYRVFETIVPIRNAGWRP; the protein is encoded by the coding sequence ATGAACACGCTGCCGATGAACACGCTGCCGATGAACACGCGGCCAATGAACACGCCGCCAATCCACGACACGCTGCCGGGCGGCGCGCCCGGGACGGCCGTGCCACCGACCGCCGCACCGCGCCTGTACAGCCCGGCGCAACGGGGCTTCTCGATCGTCGAGCTGATGGTCGCCGTCGTCGTCGGCTTGCTGGCCGTCATGTTCGCCACCCGGCTGATGGTCAATGGCGAGCAGAGCAAGGCCGCCTCGGTGGGCGGCTCGGATGCCATGCAGAACGGCATGCTGGCGCTGTTCTCGATCAATACCGATGCGTCGCAAGCCGGCTGGGGCCTCAACGACGACCTGGTCAATGGCTGCAACACGCGCATGACCGATACCCAGGGCTTCACCCTCGCCACCGCCACCCGCGACGGCGCAGTGATCAGGCCGCTGGCGCCGGCCGTCATCGGCAACGGTGGCACCGGTTCCGATACGCTCACCCTGTACTCCGGCAGCGGCCTGGCCGGCGTCGGTTCCACCCAGGTGTGGCAGAACTACATGGGCGGCACCACGATCGGCGTGGCCAACGTGGCACCGTTCGGCTTCAGCGCCGGCGACGTCATCGTCGTCGCACCGGAACCGGCCGGCGCCGATTGCGCACTCGCGCAGTTGTCGGCGCCGCCCGCGGCAAGCGTGCTGCAGATCGCGGCCGGCGCCGCCTCGCGTTTCAATACCGGCAACCTCGGCGTGCTGTACAACGGCGGCCAGGCGCGCGTGTTCAACCTCGGCCCGGCCGGCAAGCTGTCGTTCCACACCTGGTCCGTCACGGACGGCGTGCTGCAGCTGCGTGCCACCGACCTTGCCGGTACCGGCGCACAGCCGCAGGCCGTGGTCGGCAACGTGGTGGCGCTGAAGGCGCAATACGGTTTCGATACGCGCACCGGCACCGCGTTCATCCCGAAGGCCGGCATGCAGGTGGGGCGCTGGAGCAGCGCGATGATCGACGCCGATGGCGACGGCAGCACCGGCGCCGCGGGCGACTGGCAGCGCATCGCCGCGCTGCGCATCGCCATCGTCGCCCGCGGTGCCATACCCGAGCGGCCCGCCGCGGGGCAGGCCACGTGCACCGCCACCACCGCGCCGCTGACCCTGTTCAGTACCGCCGTGCCGGCCGGCGTCACCGCCTCGTCCGTCCAGGTGGCGCTCGCCGTACCGAACGACACCGTCAGCTGGACCTGCTACCGTTACCGCGTGTTTGAAACGATCGTGCCGATCCGGAATGCGGGGTGGCGGCCATGA
- a CDS encoding pilus assembly PilX family protein, whose product MTHTRDFMHQRGVALPVMLIMLVVMMVSSIYLLRSTNSTALTTSNLAHEDALSKAADLGIHAAYDWLSSVPKSTLYNDVPAAGYVATINPGAGQGVSNPAFWQGSTTVWDANRRDQVEYVIHRMCQFAGAYNAVNPANNCTLTAARQNVQARTRVGDSLASDAPAYQGKPQLHYVITARIAGPRGGNVMNQAVVMMGP is encoded by the coding sequence ATGACACACACCAGGGACTTCATGCACCAGCGCGGCGTGGCGCTGCCGGTCATGCTGATCATGCTCGTCGTGATGATGGTCAGCAGCATCTACCTGCTGCGCTCCACCAATTCGACGGCGCTCACCACGTCGAACCTGGCCCATGAGGATGCGCTGTCGAAAGCGGCCGACCTGGGCATCCACGCCGCCTACGACTGGCTGAGCAGCGTGCCGAAAAGCACGCTGTACAACGACGTGCCCGCCGCCGGCTACGTGGCCACCATCAATCCGGGCGCGGGGCAGGGCGTATCGAACCCGGCGTTCTGGCAGGGTTCGACGACGGTGTGGGATGCCAACCGCCGCGACCAGGTCGAATACGTGATCCACCGGATGTGCCAGTTCGCCGGCGCCTACAACGCCGTCAATCCGGCCAACAATTGCACGCTGACGGCGGCGCGGCAGAACGTACAGGCCAGGACGCGCGTCGGCGACAGCCTGGCGTCCGATGCGCCGGCCTACCAGGGCAAGCCGCAGCTGCACTACGTGATCACCGCGCGGATCGCCGGCCCGCGCGGCGGCAATGTCATGAACCAGGCCGTCGTGATGATGGGGCCGTAG